From the Lactuca sativa cultivar Salinas chromosome 9, Lsat_Salinas_v11, whole genome shotgun sequence genome, the window TGGATGTTATCCTACTACTGTTTTGCTCCCTCTTGTTCCTTTGATGAATGCTAGTCTTATTGCATTGGAAAATATTGTTATTGTCTCAAACTCTGGAGTTAGTGGAGCAGGTTACTTATATAACTGTTTCTTTTTTTACTTAATGAGCTTTATGCGTTAAGCACTTAATCATGACAACTATATATGGCTGTTTCTTTTTTGAGTTAATCTAgacaaaatgacttaataggttaAGCCAAAAACAATGTATTGTGAAATCTTTTTGTTGGAATGCAAGGATAAAATGGTTACTTAGTCTCATTCATACGGTTTATTTGTAAAAAGAGGGAAAATTTGTTAAAGGTTAAGACTTAATAGGGAAAATCTTTATTTCCCTGACCTCATCTATTAAGTCGTTCTTTATGTGTCAAGGGAAAAAGAATCACCCATATATACAAAAATATGTGAAGGAATATTTCTCTATTAAGTCGTTCTTTTTGTATCAATTCAAAAACGAAATAATTGTAGTAGAGTATTTATGTAAATATTTGGTGAGCCTTGCAGGACGTAGTGCAAAAGAGGCAAATTTATACACAGAAATATCAGAAGGAATATTCTCTTATGGTATCACAAGGCATCGTCATGGTAGGGCTATTTTCAATGATGAGGATTAGgagggcattcatgtctttttGCACAGACAAAGTATCAAGATTCATTTAGTCCTTGTCCCACCTTTTTGGATGGAACAAAAAAGTAACAATTATTGTTCCAATCACATCACCTGCAGTCCAATGcatgtcaaacacagtacaaTCTGTTCTATCGTATTTTAATCTGTTTTATACTTGTGGTTTAAATTTAGTGCCTGAAATTGAACAAGAGCTATCGAATGCTGCAAATTCAAATGTGACCATCAGCTTTACTCCTACTTTAATGCCAATGGTAATTGTTACTCTCGCTTTTtcattaaattatatataaaattggcTAATCTTatcttatattttattttatttaatcaaaATTGGTAAATCAAACATCTAATTTTCCATCAAATTCTAGAGCCGAGGCATGCAGTCAACTATAAACATACAAATGGCTCCTGGAGTTTCGGTTGAAGATTTGAAACAACAGTTGTCGCGCTTCTATgaggtaatttttatttttaatttacacTGGTTATTCTTCCAACAACCTCTAAGCGGGCCCACAACACTGTCAGATGTAAATCAGATACACAATAGTTTGCTAGCAGTGTCCGCAAGGAGCCTCTGCAAACCTATTATACCGCTTAATTTTACTAAaagtaatttatttttttattattttgtagAATGAAGAATTTGTAGCTGTGTTGCCTGATAATCAAGCTCCACACACCAAATATGTTCAAGGTTCTAATGCTTGTCATATAAATGTCTTCCCTGATCGCATCCCTGGAAGAGCAATAATCATATCTGTGGTATGTGTTTattatactttcattttttttttgatgtggtgattttatatataaaaaaaataaattatgttGCAGATTGATAATCTTGTAAAGGGAGCTTCTGGTCAAGCTTTACAGAATCTTAACTTGATGATGGGAATTCCAGAAAACACTGGCCTCAAATGCATGCCTTTATTTCCTTAATCTTCATTTTATGTGTAATCtgtattattacttttttttttggagGGTTTAGATTTATATTTATTTAGATTGGAATTTGAATCATTCAGGTAAATTTACAGattcttttttgttattttatttgaTGGAATCTTTGTATAATGTGTAATCTGTTTATGTTATTTCTTTAAACCTATCAAATTCAAGATTGAATCCAGAAAACTTTCAATTTATCAGTTTAACAATACTCATACTGACAAATTTATCAGTGGTAACagtttctactttttttttttcttttaatggaTTGATTTAAGTCATATTTTCTCTCAGATGAGTAAAATATAAAAACTTAGCTAAGAGTGTAACAAGTCAAAAACCCAATGTGTATTTAAATGCTTATAACATACTAATTCTTTTATTCGAAACTTTAAGATTTTGTTATTCTAACAATATAGTTTTTGTAATCATTTATAATACATAATTATTCTataaaaaataaaccaaaaatgTTGGTATGCTTCAAAGTGAACGCTGAACAGACCAGTAAAACCAAATAGATGCTATCAATTTGTCTTGAAACAGTTTCAGTATAATCTCAAAAGTCGTTCTACAGATTCATGATAAATTAAATTAGAATACAAGAATAACACAAATGGATCTGTGGCGCAATGGTAGCGCGTCTGACTCCAGATCAGAAGGTTGCGTGTTCGATTCACGTCaggttcatatttttgtttttcttataTGACGATGATATGAAGATCTGACATTTTTTGAAATTAAatgttgaaaatgaaaataaaaataagatttttgtcgTGTAGTTTGTTCAATAATTTAATTCAAAATACGAATCGGTCCAAGTCGTCGGCACTTAAACTTTTCAGTCACGGGCCGTTTTGATTCAAAATACGAATCGGTCCAAGACGTCaggttcatatttttgtttttcttatatgacgagatatatatatatatatatatatatatatatatatatatatatatatatatatatatatatatatattatttaaaatatttttttttgttaaaagttCATTAAATTatgaaaaatttcatttaaataggTAAAATTTACGATAATAATTTTAAGTGAAAATTACAAATTTAATCTAatacattatttatatatttttttattttttttatgaaatcacaaaagtacataacataaaaattagaAGAATTTAGAAAGACAATTCTTTTTCTTAATCTGATGAACAAGATTTAAGAATCTATTTAGTTGATGGAAGAAGAAGGGGGACAAACTTGAGGATTAACCGATAGTGGGCGAGAAGGTTGCTTTTCCTTGAATGGTTCTTTCAAAAAACGAATCTATCTACTGATGAGTCATAAGAAGACAATCCATGATTCAAATGCTTAATAATAAGAATGAATAATCAAATTGAATTCTTTGATTTACTAACAACCTGTGATTTCTACTATCAAAatttctttttgtattttttttgttgttgcaTACCAACTTATTCAATATAGAGaggtatttatatttttaaagggGACTTTGGTTGCTTCATATTTTCAGAAAACGACATTGTCATCCATTAGTTAGTTACTACTGTTTTTATAGAATAATATTTTTGGGTAATTTCCCCCGATTTCCTGGGATATTGCTTTTGTACCAAGAGAGTATTTTATTCTAGTATATATTATCGGGTACTTTTGTAGGCAGTAATGATATTGCTTGTATAGTTTTCCTCGTGTATTTTTTGAATCCATGGGTTGGATAGTGCCTCTTTTTCCAACCCTAGCAGGTGTAGATGGGTTGATGTCATACCCCATTATGCGTCCTATACCAATTATTGAAGACGAGTTGCAATCGGGCTTCAATAATTAAGTTTAATTTGCTCGAATGGTAACAAAACATCATCTGGGATACACACGTCTGGTTTAAAGCGTATGATGTAGGTAGTTATGCATGTTGTCAATGTATCATATCATCGTCTCCCGCTCTTTCACTTCATATTTAATAACCGTCCCatccctccttcttcttcctctttcttCCTTTGTTCCGTTTTCTTATAGTTTCTTGCAAATTGCTTCTTCTTCGATGAAAATGTCTCGATTAGCCATGCCCATCATCCATTCTACTATTTCACCCACTCGTTTTGAAAGAATCATCGAGACATACCACTTGGTGGACGAAGATGGTGATAAGACCGCCGATGGGAAAGGAAGGGTTTTATGTCTATTTCTTCGAGGGTGGACTACatgtttctgatgggttttgagcataacaaataaaagcctatgtgtgcatgcaaccctaatttgaagatctatgttttctctagttgAACATACACCATTTGAACATcaattaggaaaccctaatcctactagtatattttcaaaatcataattaaatttaagaaaaacataccttaattgttatatagcaataacaattcaAATCCTTAGTGTTGTTGAAGCTTAGAGAGCAAGCAGcacaagtgtcgtgcctctaatggttcacacccaacactagcgACCAAGGagcttggagagagagagagaaagaaagaaagaaagaaagagagagagagagagagagagaaagagagagagagagatagaaagagagagagagagagagagagagagaaaagagagaggggagagatAGAATTTCGGCCCTAGATACTCTAAGAAtgcttggacgaaaatatgaggcttaggggtctttatatagtgtacccagaaaccctagataagtCACAAAACAATAAAATAGCATTATCTTACTTTTAGTATTTATCTGGTTTCCTAATTATCCTCCAAGGATAATTCTGGATATTCTAGATATTCTAGATCCTCTAGAACCATAGAAAAATGTCCACGACTCTAGGATAGTTCTAGAAtgcctcttgttcaactattaaacaattacactTCAAaccttgtacttttaattaatccatttATTCCCAAAAAAAAtctcaattaatttctgattaattcttaattaaatattactatttctaattaatatagtattctcataatatatttacaaatcatttatttcatttcaaattaatttattaacgaAGTCTTAAATTAATAAACCAGTCTCTCTCTAAAACTTATCTTATTCAATTGCTaattttgagggcaacccaaaagggctgtggtactatcaattcaagtttataccaattatagtcatgagcttagacacctaatccaacagtctcctacttggataattctaataactatagtttctAGTATTACTTCCAAAATTGATTAGCAacttgtagctctcaaaagctgttgtctaactctgacccagtcagttatgtgtcataagataagtgatcaaatattcctctgtTATACAAGATATCTTAAGGACGtgaaacatggattataatcaatctcattgtccaagttttgtttcccgatttctgatttatgatgactgaaattagactaccaattgaacacatcaattcagtccaggcttggTCAAACGCTTTAGATGTCgacatcaaatcatcaagggggcCACATACATCGCTTTTCCCGTTATggcaaaaggaacagataaactttgacttatatgcttgcactatccactcatcaaatcatacacaacaatacgttttataacatcaagttactgatgcgtttacttattatcaatgcacaactgacttgtaaacaacaactcatatatatccgtttcaagaatataagaagttatcatctcagaattacttgcgataaaatccatgaagtaattctctgagtgtgGGTTTGTCTAGTACTCAAAATCCCTATTTTCCATGTATTCATGAACATTGAAGGAaacaattgctatgtctaatctccatagaaaatttacaattcaattcatgacagtcttaattcgctacttacttccaaaagtacgatcgACTGTGGAGTTTTGAATAATCCAatcattcaggaagtaaaacatgcaaagtgaaacacaataataacctaaataactatggtctcaaaactattgaataaaagaaaactcttattatttaatcaccatattaattaaactttattcattgtataatgtttcgagtaatcaactaaacactttaattaaacaccattcatgccatgttataaacatgcatactatgtttctctatggtccttccttagTGAACAGATCGattggacactattccaatgatgctcattttacAATTCCATATTCTTGTCACTACTAAATGTGTTAGAATTCCAACCTTATATGCATTTTCGTTCTATGATGTCGAAGCTTCAAGGTCACAGAGACTTAGCTAATGATATTATAGTGTAACATCCGAGTCACCAAGTATTTCCCTTGATTTATTTAAGTGTTTAAATATGGAAACTTTGTGAAAggcagtatgttgggcgtacatagtGTACACGCGACGTACATGATGGAGGCGCGAAGCGGGGGAGGCGGGGTGGGGGGGTGGGGGGGAACCATATATAAAGACATTAACTCCATCCTAAATGTCATTCCCTCAGCCTCCACTATCCCTAAAGAGTAGAAATCGAACCTTAAACTTCTTGCATGCTTTGTGAGCTAATTTGGTGCACTTTTGGGTGATTTTtagtggttttgaagaagaagaagttagaaGAAGGAGCAAGAACGTTGGAGGAGcttttagatctaggagtttagcATCTTTTCTGACTCATTTGTGGTATCAAGCTTCAAACCTGACCATTGCATGCTTAGTTGTAGTTTTAGGGTGTTTTATGTGACATTTTGACTCCATAGTTGAGATTTCTTGTGTTCTGGTAGTTCCAGCCCATAAGAGctgtccttttgagctcttggaagcatttagagtcataaaaatcgggccttgatggttaagccacaaccatgtAAGTGTTAGATGGCCATAAAGCGtgtttaaggacttaaatcatgtCTTAACCCCCATCCATGCATGCAAagacataaagtttgtaactttaggTTTAGGACGTCTTAAAGggcatggatctatgttttggacgtTAGGTGTAACGctcgcaaatccgggctagtcaaattagaggcaataggggtcgaaaacgactttttgacaaaagattatttagaataaataatcttaaccaagttgtagaatatgtcacaaggttttcgtacatataaagaatgccgaaatccgagttataacgaagaagttatgacccgtcgaagttttgcgatggaaccggcacgacaccgggaagcgtaaatagtgaatttacgatagagcgagatttagccttagtgatctaaacgaaagtcgtagactatgtcaaactaagaacatcgataaaaagaacgccaaaatctgacttcgtatgaagaagttatgatttttcgaagtttcggattagcagtgtacaacccgaaattcgaatattagatcgagtgatttttagccgacacgacctaaacgagtaTTGAAGAGCTCATTAAGattagcataacgagaaaaagatgggcgaaaacggatgtcggatgaagaagttatgaggatttaacggaccaatcctgccccgcccgttaataatataaaatttaaaatcgagccaaaattagccaacggagtctaaacgaaagttgtagagtacgttcccaccttcgcgtggatataaagaacgtcgaaaatggagcttgtatgcgaaagatatgatttttagaagtcgagaaggaAAATTGCGAAACTAAGATGACGTGGCAACATCTGGACCCTCCGTCGCTGATCAgacctcgcttcggatcatgccacgaagccttcgcattacgccccgcgtccgaggccaagtacgccccgtgtacttcggttcttatccgtccgatgggtgcaagacagctgggtccgagctggtggtgttatccgaggagtacgcccagcgtaatgaccGAAGCctggcactataaatagaggtgcgaaGTGCTCCGGATTTCACACACATTTCTCATatctttctctcactagtttctctctctagctcatctaaacccccctaagcccaagttaaaccccttagctcccgagggaagccccgaggctcccggagtcccgagaaaaagagcctttcggtttcgaaatgctgctccaattaagttccggttttcgataaagttcgttgtaagtgtgctacgcttacgcaatttttaatatagctttaaaataattataggaatgttattaggtccttaaaataattatttgggctattattatgagttatattgagtgttattaatgcttgtataataataataatagtcagactaattaatttgtcgcggttgtcgttagactaaaccctagtggtattggtactaggttttatcgaaggaaaatgttttgagagtatcgaagcgctgtccgagtgctgagtcatcacctttcaggtgagtgcatagtccctttcatgttgcacatagatatgaagtattttatataaactacgtgctatgtgtgcatattatctgaatacttgctatttatgctggttgaacgttttatacatgttttaaaggatttaaactgtatacgtattttatatatacgaatatgttgggtatgagatgggtagatgaatgatgagagatataagatgatgtgagtatacattagcagctatagacttagtgcctatgggacgaacaccggtagctatggacttagtacctgttagacgttggtagctatggatttagtacctgttaggaattggtagctatggacttagtacctcttgaacactggtagctatggatttagtactcgatgagtaggatatagcagctatggaattagtgctttatgaacgaacattggcagctatggatttagtgccagtcctataaccctagaagtaagggacttcggaataaacgaatgcaggatagatgactcttaggttaaatccttaagagtaaagaagataatggggatgggtaattgggttgattgtttgattgtttaaacataataattatattattgtgagttgaaaaccctatgtactcactaggtttcccaacctgacccactcagtttatttatatcacaggtgacgatatgaagtgacattacactgagagatttaaagagatgtagatcactagtgtaaataattgtaagttctgtttatgcttatgtttctgtattaacgatgacatcccaaacgttttaaaatgaaataaatacgtttcttcgaaaatgttttattaacgtatttatcatgtttttctgggaacaaattccgcaacgtttttgttaaaagaagtactctaatttttat encodes:
- the LOC111918213 gene encoding probable N-acetyl-gamma-glutamyl-phosphate reductase, chloroplastic; the protein is MSSMAALRSIFMDGGCFSRFQEESKSLKIRKMPTRFSVVSAAQKSDKSIKVGILGASGYTGVELIRFLANHPYFDISLMTADRKAGQSIGSVFPHLITQDLPDLVAVKDADFSTVDAVFCCLPHGTTQEIIKGLPSNLKIVDLSADFRLRDINDYGEWYGQPHKATELQKEAVYGLSEIYRKKIQNARLVANPGCYPTTVLLPLVPLMNASLIALENIVIVSNSGVSGAGRSAKEANLYTEISEGIFSYGITRHRHVPEIEQELSNAANSNVTISFTPTLMPMSRGMQSTINIQMAPGVSVEDLKQQLSRFYENEEFVAVLPDNQAPHTKYVQGSNACHINVFPDRIPGRAIIISVIDNLVKGASGQALQNLNLMMGIPENTGLKCMPLFP